The genomic interval TCAAGGACGGTGCCAAGGAGTCGGCGCTCGGCCGTCGCAAGCTGATCCGCAACACGATGTTCGGCGCGCTGGCCCTGTTCCCGCTCTCCGGCGTCATGCTGCTGCGCGACCTGGGCCCGCTGCCGGGGACGAAACTCCGCCACACCCTGTGGTCCAAGGGCAAGCTGCTCGTCAACATGAACACGAACCTGCCGCTGCGTCCCTCGGACGTGGCCGTCGGCTCGCTCACCTTCGCCAAGCCCGAGGGCCTGGAGGAGACCGACGAGGAGTTCCAGACCGAGATCGCCAAGTCGGCGCTGATGATCGTCCGGCTCCAGCCGGACAACATCAAGGACAAGCGCGAACTGGAGTGGGCGCACGAGGGCATCGTGGCCTTCTCGAAGATCTGCACCCACGTGGGCTGCCCGATCTCCCTGTACGAGCAGCAGACGCACCACGTGCTGTGCCCGTGCCACCAGTCCACCTTCGACCTCTCCGACGGTGCCCGAGTGATCTTCGGCCCGGCCGGTCACGCCCTGCCGCAGCTGCGCATCGGCGTGAGCGACGAGGGCTACCTCCAGGCGCTCGGCGACTTCGAGGAGCCCGTCGGTCCTGCATTCTGGGAGCGCGGATGAGCACCAACGAGAACAATGAGCGGCGCGACAAAGCACCGGCCGGCGAGAAGATCGCCGACTGGGCCGACGGACGGCTCGGGATCTACTCCCTCGCCAAGTCCAACATGCGCAAGATCTTCCCCGACCACTGGTCGTTCATGTTGGGTGAGGTCTGCCTCTACAGCTTCATCATCATCATCCTCACGGGTGTGTATCTGACGCTGTTCTTCCACCCGTCGATGAACGAGGTGACGTACCACGGCAGCTATGTCCCGCTCCAGGGGCAGCTGATGTCGGAGGCGTTCAACTCGACGATGCACATCTCCTTCGATGTGCGCGGCGGTCTGCTGATCCGTCAGATCCACCACTGGGCGGCGCTGATCTTCCTCGCCGCCATGTTCGTGCACATGATGCGCGTGTTCTTCACGGGTGCGTTCCGCAAGCCGCGTGAGGTCAACTGGCTGTTCGGCTTCCTGCTGTTCGTCCTGGGCATGTTCACCGGCTTCACCGGTTACTCGCTCCCGGACGACCTGCTCTCCGGCACCGGTGTCCGCTTCATGGAGGGCGCGGTCCTGTCCGTGCCGATCGTCGGCACGTACCTGTCGTTCTTCCTCTTCGGCGGCGAGTTCCCGGGCGGCGACTTCGTGTCCCGCTTCTACTCGATCCACATCCTGCTGCTGCCGGGCATCATGCTCGGCCTGGTGGTCGGCCACCTGATCCTGGTCTTCTACCACAAGCACACGCAGTTCGCGGGTCCCGGAAAGACGAACAACAACGTCGTCGGCATGCCGCTGCTGCCGGTCTACATGGCCAAGGCCGGAGGCTTCTTCTTCCTGGTCTTCGGTGTCATCGCGGCCGTCTCGGCGATCGCCTCGATCAACCCGATCTGGACCATGGGCCCGTACCGTCCGGACATGGTGTCCACGGGCGCCCAGCCCGACTGGTACATGGGCTTCTCCGAGGGCCTGATCCGTGTCATGCCTGGCTGGGAGATCAACTTCTGGGGTCACACGCTCGTCCTGGGCGTGTTCATCCCGCTGATCGTCTTCCCGCTGGTCCTGGTCGCGATCGCGGTCTACCCGTTCATCGAGTCCTGGGTCACCGGCGACAAGCGCGAGCACCACATCCTGGACCGCCCGCGCAACGTCCCGACCCGTACGGCCTTCGGCGTCGCGTGGATCTCCTGGTACTTCGTCCTGCTCATCGGTGGCGGCAACGACATCTGGGCCACGCACTTCCACCTGTCGATCAACTCGATCACCTGGTTCGTGCGCGTCGGCTTCTTCGTGGTGCCGGTGCTGGTCTTCATCGCCACCAAGCGGGTCTGCCTCGGCCTCCAGCGCCGCGACCGGGACAAGGTGCTGCACGGCCGCGAGTCGGGCATCATCAAGCGCCTGCCGCACGGTGAGTTCGTCGAGATCCACGAGCCGCTCAGTCAGGACGCGCTGCACACGCTCACCGCGCACGAGCAGTACGAGCCGGCCGCGATCGGTGCGACCGTCGACGACAACGGCGTCGAGCGCAAGGTGAAGGGCTCCCAGAAGCTGCGCGCCAAGCTGAGCGAGGCGTACTACGGCGAGGAGTCCCAGATCCCCAAGCCCACCGTCGAGGAGTACAAGGAGATCACGAGCGGCCACGGCCACCACTG from Streptomyces sp. NBC_01288 carries:
- the qcrA gene encoding cytochrome bc1 complex Rieske iron-sulfur subunit; amino-acid sequence: MSSQDIPEENLPAEQDAHGAVSVADEQDPFADPGLPPHEHRVQDIDERAAKRSERVVAFLFTLSMLLTVGFIASYVAIPHDKAIFVFPIGHINALNFALGLTLGGALFTIGAGAVHWARTLMSDVEIADERHAIEAPPEVKAKVMADFKDGAKESALGRRKLIRNTMFGALALFPLSGVMLLRDLGPLPGTKLRHTLWSKGKLLVNMNTNLPLRPSDVAVGSLTFAKPEGLEETDEEFQTEIAKSALMIVRLQPDNIKDKRELEWAHEGIVAFSKICTHVGCPISLYEQQTHHVLCPCHQSTFDLSDGARVIFGPAGHALPQLRIGVSDEGYLQALGDFEEPVGPAFWERG
- the qcrB gene encoding cytochrome bc1 complex cytochrome b subunit, with the protein product MSTNENNERRDKAPAGEKIADWADGRLGIYSLAKSNMRKIFPDHWSFMLGEVCLYSFIIIILTGVYLTLFFHPSMNEVTYHGSYVPLQGQLMSEAFNSTMHISFDVRGGLLIRQIHHWAALIFLAAMFVHMMRVFFTGAFRKPREVNWLFGFLLFVLGMFTGFTGYSLPDDLLSGTGVRFMEGAVLSVPIVGTYLSFFLFGGEFPGGDFVSRFYSIHILLLPGIMLGLVVGHLILVFYHKHTQFAGPGKTNNNVVGMPLLPVYMAKAGGFFFLVFGVIAAVSAIASINPIWTMGPYRPDMVSTGAQPDWYMGFSEGLIRVMPGWEINFWGHTLVLGVFIPLIVFPLVLVAIAVYPFIESWVTGDKREHHILDRPRNVPTRTAFGVAWISWYFVLLIGGGNDIWATHFHLSINSITWFVRVGFFVVPVLVFIATKRVCLGLQRRDRDKVLHGRESGIIKRLPHGEFVEIHEPLSQDALHTLTAHEQYEPAAIGATVDDNGVERKVKGSQKLRAKLSEAYYGEESQIPKPTVEEYKEITSGHGHH